One Misgurnus anguillicaudatus chromosome 22, ASM2758022v2, whole genome shotgun sequence DNA segment encodes these proteins:
- the mogat3b gene encoding 2-acylglycerol O-acyltransferase 3b isoform X1, protein MGTDNDSELKRTEEKSQWTLFVQDISVLQWVLSFLFLGASCLVLMVYLMFTSLWFFPTLYFTWQIYDWHTPERGGRKTRIVRGWKVWKHFRDYFPVKLVKTAELSTNKNYILGCHPHGIMCVGAFSCFSTDWNGFAETFPGVRPTLAILAGLFRLPLFREYIMCAGLLPVSKQSLNYALSNMGLGNAVIIIIGGAEESLASSPGVNTVVMRQRKGFVRLALEHGADLVPVYSFGENELFAQVVFSEGSVGRRLQALFKHVMGFAPCLFTGERWLLLPYRRPVTTVVGHPIAVPQVHKPSQEQVDYYHKLYMEALSELFLKHKTSCGLAETHELRII, encoded by the exons aTTCTGAGTTAAAGAGGACGGAGGAGAAGTCCCAATGGACGCTGTTTGTTCAGGACATAAGTGTTTTACAGTGGGTGCTTTCCTTTCTGTTTTTGG GAGCATCCTGTCTGGTTTTGATGGTGTACCTGATGTTTACATCTCTGTGGTTCTTCCCCACTCTTTACTTCACCTGGCAGATCTATGACTGGCACACACCTGAGAGAG GTGGCAGAAAAACAAGGATTGTAAGAGGCTGGAAAGTATGGAAGCACTTCCGAGACTATTTCCCTGTGAAG CTGGTGAAGACTGCTGAGTTGAGTACCAATAAGAACTATATTCTGGGATGCCACCCCCATGGTATCATGTGTGTGGGAGCATTCTCGTGTTTCAGTACAGACTGGAATGGATTTGCTGAAACCTTCCCTGGAGTACGTCCTACTCTTGCAATCTTGGCCGGACTTTTCCGCCTTCCTCTTTTCAGGGAATATATTATGTGTGCAG GTCTGTTGCCTGTCAGTAAGCAGAGTTTAAATTATGCGCTGAGCAATATGGGATTAGGCAATGCTGTGATCATTATTATTGGTGGGGCAGAGGAATCGCTCGCCTCATCTCCAGGAGTAAACACTGTAGTGATGAGACAGAGGAAAGGCTTTGTACGGCTGGCACTTGAACATGG AGCTGACCTGGTTCCTGTATACTCTTTTGGAGAGAATGAGCTGTTCGCGCAGGTGGTTTTCTCTGAGGGCAGTGTAGGTCGACGGCTGCAGGCTCTATTTAAGCATGTTATGGGATTTGCTCCATGTCTCTTCACTGGGGAGCGCTGGCTGCTCCTGCCCTACAGACGTCCCGTCACCACTGTGG TTGGCCATCCCATAGCTGTGCCTCAGGTTCACAAACCATCTCAAGAACAGGTGGATTATTACCACAAATTATACATGGAGGCTCTTTCTGAACTTTTCCTCAAACATAAGACCAGCTGCGGACTGGCCGAAACGCACGAGCTACGCATAATCTGA
- the mogat3b gene encoding 2-acylglycerol O-acyltransferase 3b isoform X2, translating to MVYLMFTSLWFFPTLYFTWQIYDWHTPERGGRKTRIVRGWKVWKHFRDYFPVKLVKTAELSTNKNYILGCHPHGIMCVGAFSCFSTDWNGFAETFPGVRPTLAILAGLFRLPLFREYIMCAGLLPVSKQSLNYALSNMGLGNAVIIIIGGAEESLASSPGVNTVVMRQRKGFVRLALEHGADLVPVYSFGENELFAQVVFSEGSVGRRLQALFKHVMGFAPCLFTGERWLLLPYRRPVTTVVGHPIAVPQVHKPSQEQVDYYHKLYMEALSELFLKHKTSCGLAETHELRII from the exons ATGGTGTACCTGATGTTTACATCTCTGTGGTTCTTCCCCACTCTTTACTTCACCTGGCAGATCTATGACTGGCACACACCTGAGAGAG GTGGCAGAAAAACAAGGATTGTAAGAGGCTGGAAAGTATGGAAGCACTTCCGAGACTATTTCCCTGTGAAG CTGGTGAAGACTGCTGAGTTGAGTACCAATAAGAACTATATTCTGGGATGCCACCCCCATGGTATCATGTGTGTGGGAGCATTCTCGTGTTTCAGTACAGACTGGAATGGATTTGCTGAAACCTTCCCTGGAGTACGTCCTACTCTTGCAATCTTGGCCGGACTTTTCCGCCTTCCTCTTTTCAGGGAATATATTATGTGTGCAG GTCTGTTGCCTGTCAGTAAGCAGAGTTTAAATTATGCGCTGAGCAATATGGGATTAGGCAATGCTGTGATCATTATTATTGGTGGGGCAGAGGAATCGCTCGCCTCATCTCCAGGAGTAAACACTGTAGTGATGAGACAGAGGAAAGGCTTTGTACGGCTGGCACTTGAACATGG AGCTGACCTGGTTCCTGTATACTCTTTTGGAGAGAATGAGCTGTTCGCGCAGGTGGTTTTCTCTGAGGGCAGTGTAGGTCGACGGCTGCAGGCTCTATTTAAGCATGTTATGGGATTTGCTCCATGTCTCTTCACTGGGGAGCGCTGGCTGCTCCTGCCCTACAGACGTCCCGTCACCACTGTGG TTGGCCATCCCATAGCTGTGCCTCAGGTTCACAAACCATCTCAAGAACAGGTGGATTATTACCACAAATTATACATGGAGGCTCTTTCTGAACTTTTCCTCAAACATAAGACCAGCTGCGGACTGGCCGAAACGCACGAGCTACGCATAATCTGA